TATGAAATTGTACGATTACATGAATGAGTTCAGGGTTGGTGACGGTACTTTTGATGTTAGCCTAAACGATAAGCAGCGTGCTGATTACATCCATTTAGCTCAAAAGCTGCGTTCTAACGGATGGAATTCTAGAGTTGGATATGATACAAGCTGGGATTTTTTTGCATCAAAAGTCAATGAGTTTGTCCCTCAATCGCCTGAACAGCCAGCCTCAAAGCCTTAATTCTCCGCTCCAAAAGCGTTCTTTGTGGACTGCCCGCCTTTGACTTGGCATAACTGTTCTCAACTGAAGGGGTTAAACCAGTGAGAACCTTGCCGGCCTCTGCTAAATCTTCAGGTGTATATGGATGAGGCTTTTGATTCCAGACATTTTCCAGAACCGCTAAGCCGATGGATACCGCATGGAGGCGTTTGGTTACCAGGGTAGTATTGGCGCCACTTTGAGTCATTTGGGACAAAGCGCTCTCAAGTTTTTTGACTGTGGATTGCATAGAGGTTATGGATTCCAATTGATCTGCATTTGATACATTTTCCATATTCACTGTCCTTTCTTTGCTTCTGAATTTATACTTCATGCCAGTTTTATTCATAAGCTCTACAGGATACTCCGGATCAGGAGTATTTTTAAGCTCTGTTTCTGTTCCGACAAAAAACTCCTGGACCGTAGGTCCCTCTATTTTACCGGAACTATTAACAGACTCGCCGTCGCCTATATGGTGACCGTGGATCATTTGGTCTACATCTATTTTTTGCTGCTTATTTTGTTCATCATAGTAGTAAAATTCATCGAAAGATACTCCATATTCAACTGGAGTGGAAGTTTTTAAAATTCCTGATTCAGGAATGGTATAAATGTTTTTCCCATTAACCTGCTTGATAGGGTCAAGTCCCTCTTGATTATAGATAATCTGCACCCAGCCGACATAATTTTCTGGAATAAGATAAGTGTTTAGATTGCTTTTATTAGAGCTGCAAGCGACGAGGATCAGTGCTAACAGTATTAAAGGAATGAATAGCGGTAATAACGTTGTTCCGGTTAAGCGAAATGAATTCAATCAGAAAATGTATACCAGGGATGAATTGAAGAGTTTCTTCAATATCCAGCTGCTCAAAAGCTTAAACATGCCTTTAGACGAAATTAAACAAAGGCGTACAGAGAGAATTAAAAGAACTGTTAGAAAGGGTACCTGTACCCATAGATGAGCTGTCTGATTCCAATCAGTACCTGGAACAACAGCTGGAAATTTATAAAGGCTTATTACCTGTTGATATGGCAGAGTTTGTAGGGCAAGTGATCCAAGTCTTTTATAAAAATGTTAATGAATTAAAGGGAGAATAAATATATGAGTCCATTAAGTTCCAGACGGCATTCTAAGCTGTTGCTGCAAATTTTGTTAGGCTTAACGCCGTTTTTAATCTTAGGACTGATCCTTGTAGGGATTTTTAGGTGGGGAGAGATCATGCCCTTTATGGTTTCGCTGTTTGTCCCGGATGGGTTCTCTTATCTTTCAGTTGCCTTACTGGGCTTGAGTGTAGGTACAATTGTAGTACTTATTAGTTTGGGTCTCATCATAAAAACAAACACAGAGCTTCCTCAATCAGGAGGCGCAGAAATGATAAAAAAATCATAAGGACTCCAAGCGGTATTGCTGTTAGTTCACTGGGGGGAGGCTTGTTTGAAGAGTTTTTCTTCAGGGGTGTGTTAATCGGATTGTTTATCGGCTATAGCCCGATCATGGACTAGGTTGTAATTCTAACAAGCTCCTTTTTGTTCTGGATCATTCATGTACCACAGTATAAAGGTGTTTATGTAGCCTACCTGATCGTATTTATGAACGGGCTGATCTTCGCCTTATTATTTTATTCTACAGGTTCCTTGATTCCGGCCATTCTGGGCCCATGCGATTTACAATGTTGGCATAGGGATTTACTTTGCTCATAAGCATATAAAAGAACAAAATCACCCTAACAGGTGAAGGTGTGTTGGTTTCTCATTGCCGGGTAACTTTGATATGTGAGTTTTTCTCTCTCACGGACCGCTTGTATGGAGCCGTAAGTTGCACTTTTTGCAGGATTTCTCTATTAAAAGTTACCGGCTGAAGTATATTGTTGCATTATTTGCACAAAATTTCGGTGCAGAGAGTAAGTTAGCACTGGCTTTGTTGCATTTCGTGCAGGATTTCAGCATAGGCGGGTTTTATTGGGCAGTATTGCTGCATTTCTTGCAGGATTTCTGTAAAAATGTTACTGGCTGTGGGCAGGGGAAGCATCCTTTATCGCAGCAGCCCCAATGTGTTCGGCTTTCCGCATACATCTGGCCTGTGTACTTTCATGGTAGTGAACTGTATTCGTTTTTCATATACATCTGTTCTACAGAAAAAATCAGCCGTTCTCCGCAATCGCAGGGAACGGCTGTCTATATTACTCCTCAACCACCTTAGACGAACTAGGCGTATTCTTGTTCTTATACACCCACATCGCATATTCCAGCGGGCGGACCAGCGCTTTGTGGTAGGTGCTGTTGTCGCCGGAGCGGGCGAAGACCTCGCGGGCGGGCTTGGGGTTGACCTCCAGCACGTAGATTTTGCCCTCGCGGTCGATGGCAAGATCCAGGGCCAGCTCGCAGAGGGCGCCGAAGCTGTCTTCGAGATAGGCGGCAGCCTCGATCCCCAGCTTCTCGGCAGCGAGCATGGCCTTGTCGGCACGCTCTTCGCTGCCAAGCCACTGCTTCAGCAGCGTCTCGGCCTTCATCGCATGCCCGCCGCCATGGAGGTTCGAGGTGACACTGCGGGCGGCGCCCACCCGGCCGGCCATGCCGGTGAACTCCCAGTCGCCCTGGCCGTTCTTCTGCACCAGCATCCGGTAATCGTGAAACCGGCCGCTGGGCAGCCGTAGCGGGATACCCTGCTGCACGAGGAATTTACCGCTGATGCACCACTGGCGGACGATGGTCTCCAGCCGGCTCAGGGACACCTTGCGCGGGGCGATGATCTGGCGGCTCTGGCGGCGTCCCTGAATATCGAAGAGAGACTTGCCTTCACGCTGGCGTTCTATCCGCAGGATGCCGCGCCCCCCGGTGCCGTTAATCGGTTTGACATAGACGACGGGGCTGGATTTCAGCATCCGTTGCAGATCGGCAGAGGACTGGTAGAGCAGCGTCTCCGGCATATGGGCCCGGAAGCGGCTCCGCTGGGAGAAGGTCTGGTGCACCGTCCATTTATTACGCAGCGG
This genomic interval from Paenibacillus sp. FSL H8-0332 contains the following:
- a CDS encoding YheC/YheD family protein, producing MSEPVLGILTLYLNDAKQLEEKSVYRRMIIEGSRIGLDVFVFTPADVHVSKDLINAMVYDVKSGVWSRKWRSFPNMIYDRCRIQRSQRFQQLLRFRARYDHLTFLNRPLRNKWTVHQTFSQRSRFRAHMPETLLYQSSADLQRMLKSSPVVYVKPINGTGGRGILRIERQREGKSLFDIQGRRQSRQIIAPRKVSLSRLETIVRQWCISGKFLVQQGIPLRLPSGRFHDYRMLVQKNGQGDWEFTGMAGRVGAARSVTSNLHGGGHAMKAETLLKQWLGSEERADKAMLAAEKLGIEAAAYLEDSFGALCELALDLAIDREGKIYVLEVNPKPAREVFARSGDNSTYHKALVRPLEYAMWVYKNKNTPSSSKVVEE